GCTCGAGCTCGCGCAACGTCTCAGTGATCCCCGCCGCCTCGGCCTCCTTGCGCAGATCGAAGGCGGCCTCGCTGGTCTCGGTCTTTTGTGGCACATCAAGCATCGGCGCCTCGAATAAAAAGGGCTTCGCTGCGAACGAGCGGCGAAGCAGTTGTCCGCCAAGGAAGCGGAGCAGGGAGAGCTCCGCGCGGAAACGAATGCGCTTTACACTGAGGCGTGCTCGGCCGGCTTGCGGATGGTGGTGTAGCGGATCGCACGTCCCGCAGCCTCCTGCCGCACCAGCTCGAATTCGGCTTCCTTCGCAGGCCGATTGACGAGGAAGGAGATCCGCACCGACTCCCAGCCATGGCTGGAATCGAAGCCGCTGATCCGGATGTAGCTGTTACCATAGACCCTGCGGCACTCGGCGAGCTCCATCATCACGCCGGCAGCGTCCGCGAGATCGAACATCGGCAGGCCCCACATCTCCCAATAGGTGTTGCGGGGATGCGGATCATCGGTGAACTCGATGTTCACGGCCCAGCCGTTCGCAAGGCAATACTGCACCTGCTTGTAAATCTGGTCGTCGGTGAGATCAGGCAGGAAAGAAAAACACCCTTGCGTCAACTTCATCTCAAGTCTCCTCAAACGGTTTCCAGCGCTGTCGGAACGAAGTCCGGCGTGTCGGTGGATTGATAGTTGAAGGTGACGTCCTTCCAGACGTCGAGCGCGGCCTTCAGCGGCGTGCATGTTTGAGCCGCCTTGGCCAGGATCTCCGGCCCTTCATGGACGTAGTCGCGGCCCTCGTTGCGGGCGAGGATCATCGCTTCCAGCGCCACGCGGTTGGCGATCGCGCCCGCCGCGATCCCCATGGGATGACCGATCGTGCCGCCGCCAAATTGCAGCACGACGTCCTCACCCAGGAGGTCGAGCAACTGGTGCATCTGACCGGCGTGGATGCCGCCGGAGGCGACCGGCATCATCTTGTTCAGACTCGCCCAGGGCTGGTCGAAGAACAGGCCATGCTCGAGCTTCATCGGATTGAAGTCCTCGCGGCAGACGTCGTAGTAGCCGCGCGTGGTGTTGGGATCGCCTTCGAGCTTGCCGACCACGGTGCCGGCATGGATGTGGTCGACGCCTGCAAGCCGCATCCATTTGGCGATGACGCGGAACGACACACCGTGGCTCTTCTGCCGTGTGTAGGTCGAGTGACCGGCGCGATGCAGATGCAGGATCATGTCGTTGCGCCGCGCCCATTTCGCCATGGACTGGATCGCGGTATAGCCGATCACGAGGTCGATCATGACGAT
This region of Bradyrhizobium sp. CCGUVB1N3 genomic DNA includes:
- a CDS encoding ribulose bisphosphate carboxylase small subunit: MKLTQGCFSFLPDLTDDQIYKQVQYCLANGWAVNIEFTDDPHPRNTYWEMWGLPMFDLADAAGVMMELAECRRVYGNSYIRISGFDSSHGWESVRISFLVNRPAKEAEFELVRQEAAGRAIRYTTIRKPAEHASV